From Punica granatum isolate Tunisia-2019 chromosome 1, ASM765513v2, whole genome shotgun sequence:
aggAATTACAAAGCTCCCAGCGGAGTAGGAAAGAATCAActagaaaaatttaaatgaaCTCAGTATACAGGTTACTGAACTACACAGCAATTTCGGGTTCGAAACCCTTGCAGTCCCACAACCTCATCTCTTTCTTCCCAGTAATAAGAACAAGAATGAAGATCCCGGTATATACGGCTTATTTCATCAAAACAATATCTCCTTAATTACAAGGAGGACCAACATGATAAGGCACATGATCACGAGTACTGTGGCACACATAACCATTCCTCCTTGCTTCTGGGTCCTCTCCGCCTGCATGTTTCGTGCTCAATTCAGTCAACTTAACAAAGGTTGAGATCAGTattttgagagagagagagagagagagagagagagaaccttCTGGAGCTGTTTCAGCCCCTCCTCTACTGTAGTGGCAACGTTCTGAATGTTGTAGTCTATCCTATCAACAATTGTACCCTGTTTGGACGATAAAACAGCATTTACTAGGATGATGCCAAGAGCGGAAAACACACAGTAATATATTGCAGCAAGAAAACGGCTTATAACCTGGTCTATCACTAGAACGGACAAGTCCTTCATTATCTGAGCAAGCTCGTTAACAGACTGGACCACCTACACCAAGAGAGGGAAAAACAGAAGTTTAGGACAGATGCAGGATTATGCTCAACTGGAGAAATGAAATTGACGAGAAGCTTTCACTAGCCTGCTggatttctctctctctttctgccGTCAATGCCTCACTCTTCCTCAACTTGGCCATCTGATGTTCACTAAAACCCTGAACATTCAATTTACAGAGTAAAATTAGTTCATAATTGGTCAGTAATTTTTAAGATGCCACTAAGGAGCTCATTATTACATGCCACTAAGCCATGTAAGCTTCATTACAATGAGGGGATTGACTACAAAAGAATCGGGCCGTTCAGTAAATAATATCTAGAAGCAACGAGTCTGACACAACAGAAGATGCATACAATGTCACCGAAATCATCATCTTCCGTCTGTGATCTACTTCCACCTAAGTTCATCTCCAAATCATCTCCATCTTGACCCTATACATAGGAAGGCAGTAAGTTAGAAGAAAAGCAGAGCAGACAGATATGCTATTAAAGACGGTCTTTTAAACTTTCTCAGTTCAGTATAGTATAATATGCAAAGCATCATCCCAGAACTATTGTTTGTTGGATCAGTAGCGAATAATTTAACTGACATATCCATAAAGCAAATGCTTTCCCACCTCCTTTTGCTGTCTGAGGCGTTTCAAGTAAGTAGACTGTTTTTTGCGGAGCTCCATGGAAAGGCTCTGGAGGTCAGTTGCCAGGGATCTCTGCACCAAGAACATGCAAAACTCAGCAATAAACAGCAATGTAccttcattttatttaaaaatatgtgAATATTTCACAAGACCTACATATCGTAGATATATGCAGTATCATGAAGGAATTGACAAAAATGAGTAATAGAGTCCTGCCACAAGAAATCATATGTTACCTGCACATTCTTTCTAACATTGGAATCCTCAGAGGGCCCAGCTGCAGAAAGTCTCATTAATTTCTTCTCTGATTTTCTCAAAAGATCGGTTATTTCTTGGGAAAGACCCTCGATCAACCGTTGATCTTCTTTACCATCTCCGAAAGAAGGCATCAAGGCTTTGGCATGAGCTTTTGTTAGCTCAGCCATTTTTACCCGAGCACGCTGCACATTTGCTGCTATGTCTTCTGAAATGTCAACCCAAGCTGGAGGTAGACCCACTGTAACTGCACCATTACTGCAGCAAGGGAACAAACTCGCTCAGTACCAAGGCACATGAACCATCCACTTCCAGCGCCACGACAAATCAAAGGACCCTATTTCAGCTTATTCAAGTCCCTACCACCTGCTATTACATTTCAGTTGATGCAAGTCCAAAA
This genomic window contains:
- the LOC116188439 gene encoding syntaxin-41 isoform X2, translating into MATRNRTQIFRKHRDALKSVRAPSSSSASTSGRSGGPVIEMVSSSLLHPNQSYAPLSTEDPGSSSNGAVTVGLPPAWVDISEDIAANVQRARVKMAELTKAHAKALMPSFGDGKEDQRLIEGLSQEITDLLRKSEKKLMRLSAAGPSEDSNVRKNVQRSLATDLQSLSMELRKKQSTYLKRLRQQKEGQDGDDLEMNLGGSRSQTEDDDFGDIGFSEHQMAKLRKSEALTAEREREIQQVVQSVNELAQIMKDLSVLVIDQGTIVDRIDYNIQNVATTVEEGLKQLQKAERTQKQGGMVMCATVLVIMCLIMLVLLVIKEILF
- the LOC116188439 gene encoding syntaxin-41 isoform X1, with the protein product MATRNRTQIFRKHRDALKSVRAPSSSSASTSGRSGGPVIEMVSSSLLHPNQSYAPLSTEDPGSSSNGAVTVGLPPAWVDISEDIAANVQRARVKMAELTKAHAKALMPSFGDGKEDQRLIEGLSQEITDLLRKSEKKLMRLSAAGPSEDSNVRKNVQRSLATDLQSLSMELRKKQSTYLKRLRQQKEGQDGDDLEMNLGGSRSQTEDDDFGDIGFSEHQMAKLRKSEALTAEREREIQQVVQSVNELAQIMKDLSVLVIDQVISRFLAAIYYCVFSALGIILVNAVLSSKQGTIVDRIDYNIQNVATTVEEGLKQLQKAERTQKQGGMVMCATVLVIMCLIMLVLLVIKEILF